The region GCATCTCAAGATCAATTTATCTCAAAATGATTGTGTCTCAGTTAGGAATACATGGTGTGTGTATAAGGTGAATTAGAAGATACATTTCCAAATTAAATTttgaaagaaaataaaatgaaactCACTTTAAAATGTGTTTAGAATGCGTCAAAATATACATTTCCGAAATCTAACGagcatttttcaaattttcataAAGTGTTTCACAATTCCTATAAAATAAGGTTTAATTTTAATGAAATTAGTAGAATGTTTACCAAAATAACCCACATTTTCAAAACAAATTCCAAAATAACCCACTTTGAAGAACTGGTGTCTGCTCTCTAAGTTAAAAATGTGTCGTCAATTTGATTGACTTCTGCACCTAGTCttgccaatccaattgacgcatatgtgttatttttaaatgcagtcgccaattggattgacaccagtgtgtattgtgtaattttttttataattgaCATGTTATGTAAAAGTCAAATTCGGAAATAGTAGTATTAATATTAGGTTGCTTTACATACGAAAATAAAAAATACTATTGTCGTTGACTTGGATGACCCAATCGACCTTCGGTTtcacatcccctagctaccctaacgTGTGACCCTAACCTACGTTATTGATTCACCCTAGGTGTTTCAGAATTTGATGACCCAGGAACACCATCACCACCTGCAACAGATTTCCTTAGAAGTTCATACAATTTCACGTAGTCCTATGCATGCAATGAAGGGTTGCCGCCATAAGTGAGTTCATGATCCATGCCATAGTAGTTGGGGTGGAACCTGGTCGATTGAAGGGtgacattggtgtgaatgattCGTTGGGAAAGGTTGAAATGAGGGTAGTAGTTTTTGGCAGGcatatggttgttgcatgttttggttttgtgatgtttgggcttcttggctatagtaTGAGGGACGGTTGATGTTAAATGATCGCTGAGTGTTTTGGTTATGACGGTTATGATAGGGTGATGTCTTTGGGGCATATCAATGTTGGATGTCTTGATAATGATCTTCTTGTTGGAGGTGGTACGGGatatgctcttggtattgtggttgggtgtttgACATGTTAAAGTCGTAAGTATGTATGTTTGTGGGCTGGTAATCTTGTTGGGTAGCgggttgtgagtaaccggtcTGATAATTTTGTGAGGGGTTAGATGTTGAAGTTTATTGGATGTAAGTGACTTGGCGTGGatcgtacaagtacatatcctcaGGAAGAAACTCAAATCCAACcgatttgtaccaagccatataattacgagttGGTTTTTCTTCGATTGACATCATAACGTCTGTTAAGACATGGTCATTTCGGTGTTTCCATTTTTAACTCGCACCCACCTACACAGTGCACCGTGTCTCTCAATACTTCAATTTTTTTCGCCTTCAGATAtgtctccatctaaccaacgaatcGACTCCCTCTATAGTTGCTCAAAACTACAGATGTTTCAGAAGAGCATCTCCATCGGAGGCTTCTCTCTCGAATAAATCAATTTTCCTTGGCGACGACGAAGACGAACcatgtttgtaatatttcaagATAATGAGAAAGAGATGTGAAAAAATAAATCCCAATACACCTCTATTTATACTAAAAATTACATAATACACTCtggtgtcaatccaattgacgaATACGTTTAAAAATAATACATAGAcaccaattggattgacaacacgAAATGCAGAAGTCAATTCAATTGGTGTCACCTCTTTAAATTAGAGAACATacgccaattggtctgacacACGTGCTTTGACGTTTTTGTGTTAGACAGTGTGGTAGTTTGGGAAtcaatattttgatatttttttaaaaaaataagttatttgaataaaaaacttgaattaataaaataaaattgaatcgTGACTTTAAACTACCTATGATTGGTAGCAATATAAATTTATAACCAATATGTATATTGTCACATACGGAAATTTCCCAATAGTCTTTGGTCAAATACACACTAATTCTTATCCTTACTTGTTTTTCTTCTCTATTGTGATATATTTCTTGACATCACAAAAACCCTCTTCTTCTTTCTCCTATGGGTTCACCTATGATGTCTTCCTTAGTTTCAGAGGCCTTGACACTCGCTATACTTTTACTGGAAATCTCTACAAAGCTCTTTCTGATACTGGAATTCGCACCTTCATTGATCATAGAGAGCTTGAGGGAGGTGATGAAATTAAACCATCACTTTCTAACGCCATTGAAGACTCTAGAATTGCCATTCTTGTATTCTCTCTCAACTATGCTTCTTTTTCCTTTTGTTTAGACGAACTTGTCCGCATCATTCAACACTTTTCACAAAACAATCATTTGGTTTTGCCGGGTTTCTACAGCGTCGATCCTTCTGTCTTGCGACATCAAATTGGAAGTTATGGTGTAATTTTTTTGGTTTATAATTGACATGTTATAGAAAATTAGAAATCAgaaataataatattaatattagGTTGTGTTTACATACGAAAACCAAAAATACTATTGTCGTTGACCCGAATGACCCAACCGACCTTCGATTCCACATCTCCTAGCTACCCTAACGCGTGGCCCTAGCCCACGTTGTTGATTTATCCCCGGTGTTTGAGGATCTTAGGATCTAGGAACACCACCACAACGTGCAACAGATTCCTTAAGAAGTTCATACAATTCCACTTAGTCTTGGTTATGCAATGAAGGGTTGCCGTCATAGCTGAGTTcgtgacccatgccagagtagttggggTGTGTTTGAGTAATTGGGGTGCGACCTGGTCGATTAGAATTGGGGTAGTGGTGTTTGGTAgttgttgcatgttttggttttgtgatgtttgggcttcttggctatagtaAGAGGGACAGTTGatgttaaatgatcgttgagtgttttggctaTGATGGTTATGGTAGGGTGATGTCTTGGGAGCATATCGATATTGGGTGTCTTTATAATGATCTTGTTGTTGACGGTGatacggggtatgctcttggtattgtggttggtTGTTTGGCATGTTAAAGTCGTAGGTATGTCTATTTGTGAGTCGGTAATCTTGTTGGGTAGCGAGTTATGAGTAATCAATCTGATAATTTTGTGAGGGGTTAGATGTTGAAGCTTCTTGGGTATAAGTGACTTGGTGTGGGTCATACATGTACATATTCTCAAACTCAAATCCAACTGATCTGTACCAAGTCATATAATTACGAGTTGGTTTTTCTTTGGTTGACATCACAACGTCAATTAAGACATGGTCATTTCTGTGTTTTCATTTTTAACTCGCACTCACCCATGTAGTGCACCATGTCTCTTAATACTTCCAATTTTTTCGCCTTCAGGTATGTCTTCGTCTAACCAACGAATCAAATCCCTCTGTAGTTGCTCAAAACTACACATGTTTCAAAAGAGCATCTTCATCGGAGGCTTctctctcgaataaatcacttttcccTTGACGGCGATGAAGATGAACCATGTTTGCAATATAAAGAAATGTGGAAAAATGAATCTAACTACACCTCTATACACCTCTATTTATACTAAAAATTATACAATACACATTTGTGTCGATCCAATTGACAACTacatttaaaaataatatattagAGAACAGACGCCAATGTgctttgatgtttatttttagAAAGTGGAGTAGTTTGGGAACTAATGTGAattattttaagattttttttttaaaactcaattatttgaataaaaaattcaaattaatAAAATGAAATTGAATAGTGAGATTGGTAGCAATATAAAATTTATAACTAATATCTATATTTCGCAAACGGAAATTTCCCAATAGTCTTTGGTCAAATACACACTGATTCTTATTCTTACTTGTTTTTCTTCTCTCTATTGTGATGGATTTGTTGGCATCACCAAAACCCTCTTCTTCTTTCTCCTATGGATTCACCTATGATGTCTTCCTTAGTTTCAGAGGCCTTGACACTCGTTACACTTTTACCGGAAATCTCTACAAAGCTCTTTCTGATACTGGAATCCGCACCTTCATTGATGATAGAGAGCTTGAGGGAGGTGATGAAATCATACCATCACTTTATAACGCCATTGAAGACTCTAGAATTGCCATTCTTGTATTCTCTCTCAACTATGCTTCTTCTTCCTTTTGTTTAGACGAACTTGTCCACATCATTCAACACTTTACACAAAACAATCGTTTGGTTTTGCCGGTTTTCTACGGCGTCGATCCTTCTGTCTTGCGACATCAAATCGGAAGTTATGGTGAAGCAATAGCGAAGCATCGAGAGAGGTTCCAAAACAACACGGAGAATATGGAGAGGTTGCAAAAATGGAAGGCGGCTCTTAACCAAGCATCTAATTACTCCGGCTACAGTTTTCATATTGGGTAACACTCTTCACTCATTTTTTCTTTCCAATGTTCCTCGTATACTTTTCAGTTACTGAAACAGTTATTATGTTTGGTCAGGAATGAATATGAATACAATTTAATTGGGGAGATAGTAAAAAAAGTTACCAACAAGATTAATCGTGTTCCTTTGCATGTTGCAAATTATCCGGTTGGACTCGAGTCTCGATTACAAAAGGTATATTCACTTTTTGATAATAGATTTGATGATAAAGTTCAAATGTTAGGGATATATGGAATTGGAGGATTGGGAAAAACAACACTTGCCCGAGCAATTTACAATTTCATCGCCGATCAATTTGAAGTGTTATGTTTTCTTCATAACGTGAGAGAAAATTCAGCTAAACATAACTTGGAACATCTTCAAGAGATGATCCTTTCCAAAATAAAGGGACCGGAAATTCGGCTAGGAGATGTCAGCGAGGGGATTCCAATTTTAAAGCAAAGGCTACATCGAAAGAAGGTTTTGTTGGTTCTCGATGATGTTGATGAACTGAAGCAGTTGCAGGTTTTAGCTGGAGGACTTGATTGGTTTGGTCTTGGGAGCGTAGTAATTATTACCACTCGAGACAAACATTTGCTAGCAAATCATGGGATTCAAAGAACATATGAAGTAGATAAGTTAAACCAGGTAGAAGCTCAGGAATTGTTGAGGTGGAACTCATTTAAAAATAACACAATTGATTCAAGTTTTGAAGGCATTTTAAAACGTGCAGTAACTTATGCTTCTGGACTTCCATTGGCTTTAGAAGTAGTTGGTTGCAATTTGTTTGGAAAGAATATTGGACAATGGAAATCTACATTGGATTGGTACGAAAGGATTCCTGACAAAAAAATCCAAGAGATACTTAAAGTAAGTTTTGATGCTTTAGAGGAATATGAGCAAAGTGTTTTCCTTGACATCGCTTGTTGCTTCAGAGGGTATGAGTTGTTAGAGGTTGAAGATATACTTAATGCTCATTACGGTGACTGCATGAAGCATAAAATTGAAGTTTTGGTTGACAGATCTCTCATAAAGATTAGTCAGGAAGGTAAACATGATATTGTGACATTACATGACTTGATCGAGGACATGGGTAAAGAAATTGTTCGTCAAGAATCACCCAAAGAGCTTGGTAAACGCAGTAGGTTATGGTTCCATAAAGATATAGTTCATGTTTTAGAAGAAAATTTGGTAAGATTTATATGTTTGGTTCGGTTTTTGAATCTTAAGCTTTGATTTCTTATTTTGTACTATTATATCTCATGTCATATATACTTATGTTTTACTGTTTTTAATATGTAACTTTAAGTAGGTATATATATACGTCAAAGTCTTACTTATATCGTGATTACTTATTTGTTAAAAGGGAACAGATAAAATTGAAATCATATATCTGGATTGCCCCTCGGTTGAAGTAGTGGTTGATTGGAAGGGAAAGagcttcaagaaaatgaaaaatcTCAAAACACTTATTATTAAACAAGGTCATTTTTCTAAATGTCCCACAAGTTTTCCAAATAGTTTGagagtattggaatggcagagATACCCTTCACGGTATATACCATCTAACTTTTGTCCTAAGAAACTGGCCATATGTAAGTTACCCAATAATTGCTTTACTTCATTGGAATTGGCTAGCTTTTTGAACCAGGCAAGTGAAACAACTACATTTTTTCTATTCTATATATATTTATAAATCCATTTTAAGattattcattttaattttatttatgCAGAAGTTAACAAATCTCAAAGTTTTAGACTTCAAAGATTCTGAATATTTAACGCATATACCTGATGTATCGGGTTTATCCAACTTAGAAGAATTTTCGATGAATAATTGTAAGAATTTACTTACAATCCACAATTCTGTTGGGCACTTGAATAAACTCAAAGACTTGAATGCTAAGGGTTGCAGCAAGGTCCAGAGTTTTCCACCCTTGAAGTTGACCTCTCTTAAAAAATTGCAACTTTCAGGTTGTGAGAGTCTTAACAGTTTCCCAGAAATATTAGGAGAGATGCAATACATTACGGTCATTGAATTGCGTGAAACTTCCATTGAAGAATTTCCACTTTCATTTCAAAATCTCACTGGCCTTTGCCTTTTAAAAGTAGTTGGAAATGGAATGCATAGGTTTTCGAGTAACAGTCTTATGATGACAAATTTGTGGAGTGTTCATATTGAAAATTGTCATCTATTATTTCCAAAAGAAAATGATAAATTCAGTTCTGAGATGTTTCCAGAAGTGGGATCTCTAGAGCTCTTTAACTCCAACCTGTCAGATGAATCTCTTCCAAAATTTCTTACTCTATTTGCTAATGTGACAATATTAGACCTATCGGCGAATCATTTCACAATTCTTCCTGAGTGCCTCAAAGAATGTGACTTTTTATATAAGCTTTGTTTAGATGATTGCAAGAATCTCCAGGAAATTAGAGGAATCCCGCCAAGTTTAAAATATTTCTCTGCAAAATCTTGCGTTTCTTTGACATCATCGTCTAGAAGAATGCTACTGAATCAGGTTTTTTTCCGCATTAGTATTTgatttattattaaataatttattCTGGGATCTATCATGTTTAACGAAACTTGGGAATGTTATATCACTTACAGGAATTGCATGAGGCTAGAGGCACCCACTTCTATTTTTCTGCAGGAACTGAGGGGATTCCAGAGTGGTTTGAGCACCAGAGTAATGGAGCTTCAATTTCTTTTTGGTCTCGTAACTACCTCCCTTCAATTGCTCTCTTACTTGTTACTAAGTTGAAGCATGGAGTTGAAGCATCCCACTGCTTAGTAAATATCAATTTGTTCATCAATGGCTATGGATATTATGTTGACTCTCGCGAAGTTCGTGAATGGCAAGAGATTAAACCGGGTCATGCTTATCTATTTGATCTGCACCTGCATAGTCGGGTACTCAACTTTAACATCGAACATAGAAATGAGAAACTCTGGAACGTGAAATTCAAACTAGAGGAAGCACTTTCAAAAAATGAGTGGATCCATGTAGAGGTTACATACACCCATCAAATGAAGGATGCATTGCTTATAGAAAGTGGAATCCACATATTCAAAGAGAAAAATAGCATGGAGAATATTCGATTTAGCAATCCTTATAAAAAGAGTAGATTTGTGGATGCAGAGACTGATATGAAGTTGGAAATTTAGACACAAATTTGTATTCATGTATTGACAGGTTCTCGGTGCTCACTTATGCACATACTTAGTTAATGGATGCATTTGAACTCGACATAAATTTGTCTTCATAATGAGTGTATACTGATGTACTTTAATGGAAAACATAACAAGTTTGGTAAAAATTTCTATAGAAGAATTACCATTTTCATTTCAAAATCTCCTTCAACTTGGTGAGTCACGTGACAAATACACCATTGCCCTTAGCACTATGTCCTCTACGATCCCACCACCAACAACGAAATGAATCCACTCATCGAGCAAGAAGTCATGGCTTGACAGGGTTTATTTAGAATGGTGGTCACGACATAGAGTTGAAAAATGTACTATATACATTGCTGCCATCTAAAATGGTGATAGGAGAACAACATGCATATACCGTAGGAAACAGTGTTAATGTTTTATACTTTTATTTTCCTCTCCTCCCCCTCCATCGAGGAGACATTCTTACACTAGCAGTATCTACATTGGCCAATTGTACAACTTTACTTCACTAACTAATTTTATTGGGATTTCCTTGTCACGTacatttattttaaaatataataaaaagggaaaaaagaaaaataaaaataaatataattttttcatatataaatatattttgATGAATCTATATTTTCCGgtatataatttttttttttatattatcTATAGATATATTTGGATCAAAAGACAATTTATTcttatttacaaaaaaaaaaaaattaagattCATTCATTAATTTTAAAATAACATTTGTCATTAATAACATATATTAGTAAAATGATTAAGTCAACAATATATAATTTAGATTTTCatatattatattaaaaaatattatattttaaataaaatataattttaaaataaaaatattaataacataaataatttaaaaataacatatttttCTCGTATTTGGATTCATAtattatttgaaatatttttatttttattttctttaataaAAAATGTAATAATATGTGTGTTCGCACAGATTCTGGTCTAGATACCCGTAAGTTCGTACGAAGATTGATGTGTTTTAATATGTAATAAGAATataaaaaacaagaaaaaaaattatttaatcaAGAAAAActtattattttaaaaataaaaacatattttttatttttatttggaGCATAAACATAGTTTTTTCATATATACAAATATTTGGATCAACTGTATATTTTTCCGTATGTAAATCTTAATTTTGTTTTGacattatttataaaaatatttatacAATTATTTAGTTTATAAATATCAACTAATGACTGTTGGCTGGAATTTTGACACACATAAATATTAAGAATTTGTCATAGGATTCAAAGAAATATTATGAAGAAGAATATCTTGATTTCGACAATAGATTAATGAGAATATTTCGACGAAGGCAGTTGTGGTCtaggacttagaaatatttcagCCTAGATTTGAATTCGACAAAGCTTACCTATAGTAGTGTTCGATGCAATATAATTCAAATTTGAGACTGATAACTATTTTTTGGCCTTACCCGTTTCTTCAAGACGTGTGGAGAGCTTTCAGCAGTGGAATGCATGCAAATTGAAGACGTGACATCTTCTGGAGAAAAGATCGTTGAATAGCGGttattttcaatttaatataAATATGACACTTAGCCATTAGGAAATAGGTGTTTAACCTTGTACAAAAATCTCTAAATTTGCTCAAAGTATTTGTGCGTGAGAAACGAGTGTTCCTGAGTGAAAATGTACGTGTGAATACCCGATTTTATACTTTTAACCAAATCATTTAAGATTATATCATTTATATTTGCTACAATTTACTTTGAAGTCAATTTCAATATTTAATATTTTGTCATTTATTTTGAAGTCATTTACTTTGCAAACCTTTACTTCTACATTTTGTTAAAGAATTGCAACTTTACCTTTAATTATTTTAAAGAACATTGTTGAAATATTCATAATTAAGAAACCCAAAAACTAAATAACaacacatgtcctaggatcaatccAGTCGATCCTGCGAGTAACCAAAAAACATATAATTTGGAAGACTATCGTTTGTTTACCAATTTTGACAGTAAACAAGTTGGCACACCCGGTGGGACTAGTGTTGTTAGATagaatttctgaaaaatattTAGAAGTTCTTCATTTTTGATTTCCTTTAACTTCATTGCATGATATTAAGGAGTGGTAAAATAACCACTGATAACAGGCGATACCAAGAAGGAGATACGTAAGAAGGATGGCGAATCCGCCAAATAATAATGGAGGAACTACGGCCGCAATATCTCTGTCCGAAGCAATTCCATCCATGGCGAGTACGATGACCATATCGTCGAGTGTTCACATTAGACCAATTTTATCTCCTGTGAGGACGTAGGGTCAACACATGACCCCTCCTCCAGTAGGATCTAGCGCATTCAAGCCCTATGTGACTGGATTTACAATGCCTTTAAATGATCGAGAACAACCATATGACATGACAACTTCGATGATGGCAAGTTTACATAATACGACCACAATATTTGCTGACTCAGTGGTGAATACGTTTCGCTCGTGCAAGGGTCTGGATGTGCTATTAATAATATGGGTCGAATTAATCCACCCCCGGGGATGGGGTTTTCTACCCAACAAATGCCCAATGTCACTACAAACTCTGCAACAGTTTTAAGGCAGTAAATGGACGAAAGTAACCATGATATGGTCCATATGTTTGCCCAACAAATGGGCATAATATTCAATTCCTTAATTCAAAATACCACTCAAACAAAACAACAAATGGCGGCACAAATGACACGAATTGCATATTTCTTTGGAGTTCCACAAACGCCTCGACAACTTCGAAGGGAACAGGTATTGGAAAACCAAGGAGCAATCTTCGAAGAGGACCCTACCATTAACCAAGCCCATCGAAATGCATCCCGGATAGACGCGGCAAATCAGGGGGTTGGAGTCGAACCCTCTAGGAACGAATAACAAGTGTCGGGAGAAAGGGAACCAATGGTGGTAATGGTTAATAGGAATCAAAATGCTGACGAGGTCATACATCAGGTTCGGTATGATGGTATGGCAGGAGATAACAATTTGGCTGCCATAGTTGGAAGGATTATGGCGCGAAATGGGGTGAATGTTGGCCTTCATAGGTCAAATTATAGTTCTCCATTGTCTAACTATATCTTACAAACCAGAATTGCCTAGGGGATTAAAAGTCCCAAACTTTACAAAATTTTCAGGAGATATTAGTGAATCGACTATCGAACATGTGGCGAGATATCTAATCGAAGCAGGAGACCTTGCAAATAACGAAAGCTTAAGgataaaatatttccctagtcCGCTCACTAAAAatgccttcacatggttcactACACTCCCATCGAATTCGATTCATGATTGAACTCATCTAGAAAGATTGTTCTGTGAATAATTTTACATGGGGCAATCGAAGATTAGCCTGAAAGAATGGTCTAGTATTAAGCGTAAATTTTCTGAGCCAATTGACGACTATCTTAATAGGTTCCATTTGCTAAAGGCAAGGTGTTCCACACAGGTTCCTGAACATGAACTGGTCGAAATGGCCGCCGGTGGTTTAGATTATTCCATCATAAAGAAATTAGACACCCAATATTTGAGGGATATGGCCCAGTTAGCCGATAAAGTTCGACAGGTAGAAGTTTGAAGGCTGAAAAAGCCATAGCAACTAAGAATAATAGGAGAGAAAGGGTAGTGTATGTCGACATAGATGAACATGATCAGGAAACGGATGGTGACCCTTTAAGTTTCGACGAAAGCGAAATCGACTTGGCCGAACTAAAACAAGGGCCACCCTATTCTTGCAAGGTTCTTGCACCTTCAAATGGGAAAAATTCCGTCGAACCAGAAAAGAATGATAAATTCCCTAAAGAGACATACACATTCAACGTCACCAAGTGTGACGAAATTTTCGACTTACTAGTCAAGATGGCCAAATGATAGTGCCTATTGGTGCTAAAATACCTCTGTTAGAATAGCGAAAGAAGTGAGGTTTTTGTAAATATCACAATTTTCTAGGCCACAAAACCTCACAATAttttcttttcagggatttggtgcaGAATGCTATTAAGGACGGAAGACTGAGATTTGGGGACAAGACGAAGTCCCATATGAAGATCGACTCAGACCCCCTTCATGTGGCACATGCCCACTATACTGAACCGACCATTATCAACATGGTCGAAGCATCTGAAGGCTATAAAAAAACATTAAGATGGTCGAAACCACTGAGGGTTTCAAGAAGAAGAATGACAAGATTGAGGCTACTGAGGGCCTTAGGGTAAAATTGGAGAAGCTGAAGATCACTAATGACACCAATCTTGAAGTCAACATGGTCGAGGTGAGTAGAGAGAGGGAAGTTGACGAAGAACAAGTGAGGGTGCCTTACCCCAAGAGGGGTGAAAGCCTAGTGGAGTTCCTCCACCGCTTCTAGAAAAATAAGTCTAAGGTCATGTTGTGCCCTAGGTGCAGTTTAGTTTTCGACAAGAAAGTTGCTAAAAACATCGAGAGAGTTCGAATGGCCAGTCATAGAAGGAATTGGAGAGACACTCGCAGTCACTTCACTTTCGACAAGAGGGGAGTCCCTCGAAGGATAGAGCAAGGAGGTCCAAGTCTTCATCCAAATAGGCCAACTACCTTCAAATCAACTATCGATGCACCCAGAGGAAAATTGGTAAGGCCTACTGAAAAGAGAGAAAGAGGCCAGGAGAAATGGAATTTTTTTCAGGTTGGTCGAGGCTCTACGATAGCCTATCGAAGGGAGTTTCAAGTATCAAAACAATAAGCTTATAGATCCGAAAACTACAAGAGTAGGAATCCCATGTCCAGGTCACAATGGCGAAGGCATCAAAGGAGGAGAGATATGCCAGCGAAAAGACAATGGTTGAATCTAGTTCCGACCAGCCTCTAGAGAAAAATAAAGGTGAAGAAAAAAGGCCAGTGGGGAGGAAACGGATCCCTGCTCGAAAAGAATAACCAAAGGGTAAGTCAGAGTTACCAGCGGTTGGCGATGACATGATAACTGACAACTTCGATACAAAATATGAGCCTTATTTAGATATCATGTACAATGTAGTATCGATGTTTCCTTTGGAATTCGATCAAGTCACATAAGTGGAGGAGTCTGAAGAGTTTATGGAAGCTGAAATGGCCAGACAAAGACCAGTATGTTACTACATAATGAATAACAGTTGCATTGAAAAGCAAAATGCCTTCTCCGAATGGCCAAACGAAGCAATTAGAAGTCATATTAAACCTCTTTTCATTAGAGGAAAGGTAGAAAATATGGGAATTAATAAGATCTTGCTGAACAGTGGTGCGACAGTGAACCTAATGTCGCATTTTATGTTGTAGAAAGTAGGAAAGTTCGACACAGACCTAAAGCCCGATAACATGGTCTTGTCAAATTATAAAGGAAAGATTGGACATACCTTAAGGGTGACGCATGTAGACTTAAAAATTGGAACCATTACGAGGCCAACCATGTTCATGGTTATTACCTCGAAAGCTAATTACAACCTGATGTTGGGCCGTGAGTGGATACACAACATTGGAGCAGTACCATCTTTGATGCATTAAAGGATTATTATATGGAGAAGTAATGGTATAATGGAAAATATTGAAGAAGATCAGAGTTATTTTATGGCTAAAGTGAACCACGTGGATATGCACAATTTCAACAGGAATCTGGGAAACGTTGCCCCTTGTAGACCTGTTGATTTTGCATTCGACCCCATTGATGCAACATACTATTCCCCTCATCTACACCCAACTTATGGGTTTCAGTGGGATAAAGAGGTTGTAGGTTAAGACCTCGAGTTCGAAGGAACGTCATACATCCAGCCAACTGGCTAGGGAGATGAATTTGGTAATTATGTATGAACCCAAAATATTGAAAAAGATTTCAGCTTATATAGTCGAGAACAGATTAGAGGCCGAAGTTAAAtacatggttgtcgaagccaaAGAAGATAATGTGCACCTGGAGGGGCATGCCATAGATTTTGAATCAGAGTCGCCTGATA is a window of Lathyrus oleraceus cultivar Zhongwan6 chromosome 6, CAAS_Psat_ZW6_1.0, whole genome shotgun sequence DNA encoding:
- the LOC127093072 gene encoding TMV resistance protein N produces the protein MDLLASPKPSSSFSYGFTYDVFLSFRGLDTRYTFTGNLYKALSDTGIRTFIDDRELEGGDEIIPSLYNAIEDSRIAILVFSLNYASSSFCLDELVHIIQHFTQNNRLVLPVFYGVDPSVLRHQIGSYGEAIAKHRERFQNNTENMERLQKWKAALNQASNYSGYSFHIGNEYEYNLIGEIVKKVTNKINRVPLHVANYPVGLESRLQKVYSLFDNRFDDKVQMLGIYGIGGLGKTTLARAIYNFIADQFEVLCFLHNVRENSAKHNLEHLQEMILSKIKGPEIRLGDVSEGIPILKQRLHRKKVLLVLDDVDELKQLQVLAGGLDWFGLGSVVIITTRDKHLLANHGIQRTYEVDKLNQVEAQELLRWNSFKNNTIDSSFEGILKRAVTYASGLPLALEVVGCNLFGKNIGQWKSTLDWYERIPDKKIQEILKVSFDALEEYEQSVFLDIACCFRGYELLEVEDILNAHYGDCMKHKIEVLVDRSLIKISQEGKHDIVTLHDLIEDMGKEIVRQESPKELGKRSRLWFHKDIVHVLEENLGTDKIEIIYLDCPSVEVVVDWKGKSFKKMKNLKTLIIKQGHFSKCPTSFPNSLRVLEWQRYPSRYIPSNFCPKKLAICKLPNNCFTSLELASFLNQKLTNLKVLDFKDSEYLTHIPDVSGLSNLEEFSMNNCKNLLTIHNSVGHLNKLKDLNAKGCSKVQSFPPLKLTSLKKLQLSGCESLNSFPEILGEMQYITVIELRETSIEEFPLSFQNLTGLCLLKVVGNGMHRFSSNSLMMTNLWSVHIENCHLLFPKENDKFSSEMFPEVGSLELFNSNLSDESLPKFLTLFANVTILDLSANHFTILPECLKECDFLYKLCLDDCKNLQEIRGIPPSLKYFSAKSCVSLTSSSRRMLLNQELHEARGTHFYFSAGTEGIPEWFEHQSNGASISFWSRNYLPSIALLLVTKLKHGVEASHCLVNINLFINGYGYYVDSREVREWQEIKPGHAYLFDLHLHSRVLNFNIEHRNEKLWNVKFKLEEALSKNEWIHVEVTYTHQMKDALLIESGIHIFKEKNSMENIRFSNPYKKSRFVDAETDMKLEI